The DNA region TAATACAATGAACTTATTTACGCTTTTTAATCAGATATATAAAACCAACATTACAGCATTGCAGAATTTTAACACTGCAGCATTGAACCATTGTAGCATTGGAAAATTTCCCTAAAGACTTCCTTTCTACAGACTAAAGACCTCCCTCTTCCGCCGCTACATTCTTATGATAAACACTGTACACATAAACCGGAATGCCTAATTCATTCAAATGCTCTTCAAGTATTGGTTTTACTTCAGACCATTCCATGCCTCCAACACCGGTTGATAATTTGGTAATGGCCAAACTTTTAATGCCTTCCTTTTCAATTTGTTTTACCATGTTTTTTAAACAATGCCTGATTGAGGAAGCGGTTGCGCGTCCGGGATGAGCAGAAGCTGCAGGCGCTTGTTCCTGGGTTAACAAATTAAAAATTTTACGCTTGTCTGCACTTTGCCAAAACCAAACTTCGCCGGGTTTAGGATGAAAGGTTTGACAATAATGCCTAAAATCCTTGTACATCGATGGATAATTCTCTCGCAGACTCAATGAAAATCCGGTATCAAAATGATCCATTGGCGCTACGCCATGTGCAATGGCATCTGCATTACTTAAAAGGATATCTCCTTCAACTTCTTTTATCATATTGTTAAATTATACACCAAGGTAAGGGGTCCTTGACCTATAATCCGTGATCCCTGTCATAGTTCGATATGACAAAAATCAAAGCAATCATTAAATCCGACTAAATTGGATTGGGTATTTCGAAAATCCCCATTAAAAAATCATGGAATTGAAATCAATGAGCAATCGAATTTAATAAATCTTCAAGTTGATGCAGTAAATTTTCTTCATCGTGATTGATGCTTTTGAAAACATGGGCAATTGCCATTGAAGTATGAAGTATTTTTTGCTGGGTATCCTTATCAAATAAAGTTTTATGACTAAGCGCAAAATCTTTAAAATCATTAAACGCATCCTTTGAATCATAGCGATTGTCTTCCAACCATTCAAAAACAGCTTCTACCTCAAATACCAAATCCGTATTGAATTCATCAACGGGATCATCTTTTTCTTTCCAAATGGTGTTGATCTCCTGATGCAACATCTGCAATTCCTGCCTTTTTACACGACCATCTGCATTTGCAATCGCATAAAAAAGATAGGCTAATTTCTCATAAAACAGTTCCGGTTTCGTCATGGGATTTATTAATTAAAAAAGGAGGATACCTACTCTCCAGGCATTGTATTCGTAATCTTTGGATTTATTAAACAAGGTACTAAGATCATAATTAAATCCGATATGAATTCTATTGTAACCAATTGAAGTACTTATACCATAAATCGTCTTCGTAAAGTCATAGTTTTTATCAAGAAATAAATTCGCTTCTTCTTTATCAGCCGTATTAAATTCAAGTGATTGCGCATGGCTGGTTAAAAATCCAACATACCCTCCCAAATTGACAGCAAGTTTTTTTCTTTTGAATTGCAGTCCAACCGGAATTCGTAAATAGCCTAAATGAATGGTTGATTCTTCATAATTTGGTACGGAATCCCTACGAAAAATTGCCTCATCTCCTGATGTCGTCAAGATTTGGACTTTATCCGTTTGTGTAAAATGTCGTCTATCAAATCCTATCCCATAATATATAGAAAAAGGTCCTTTATTCTTACCCAATTTTGTCTGCAATAAAATATCAAATTCTCCAAACCAATTAAATGAAGATCCCGTTTTAAATTCAGGGTAATTTATCGCAGCATTTTTTGTACCTTGACTGAGGCCATTCCAATACATTCCGTAACGCAACTTAAATCCAGTTCGACGTCCGGAACCGGTGATCAAACTCATGGGATTCATAGGTGCTTTAAATTCGGGCATTTCAGGCATAGTTTCCGGAATGGTATCTTGTTGGCCTTGATATACAGCATCCACCATAGCTCCCAATGGTGGTGTTGGCGGAGGGGCTACCGTTTCTTCTGCATTAAAATAATCCAATCGGGCATAATTATCATAATTGGAATATGCCAATGAACTTATTTGAGTTAATAATTCGCCACTCATTTCTACAAACTGAAGCGTGTCAATTCCTCCTCTGCTCATCAAACGCTCCAGGTTTTTAAGGCTGTCTGAAAGCTGAAATAAATCCTTGTTTGCATCTCTTAAAGATTGTAAAGGATTCTGAGCCTGCACCAGGCAAGTTCCCATTAAGAATAGACAATAAATTAGATTTTTCATGAATTGCAATTAGTATTTAAATAGATACAAATTTGAAAAAATATAAATTAAAAACGAATATACTCCACTGGATTCACAGTTTGTCCTTTGTACCACAATTCGAAATGCAAATGCGGACCATTGGTCAGGGTGCCGGTATTTCCAATAATTGCAATGGCCTCTCCGGCTTTAATACGGGATCCTGTTTTTTTAAGTAAGGCTGAATTGTGCTTATACATACTTACTAAATTGTTGCTGTGTTGAATGGCTATCGTATGTCCATTTTCTATAGACCAATCGGCTTGAATTACCGTCCCCGACAAGCAGGCTTTAATCGGTGTGTTTTTGGGAGCGATGATATCGACTCCTAAATGACCTTTTGCCGGATCGTATGCGGCCCCTAAGGGACCTCGTATGGGACTAACAAAATTCAGGTCTGTAAAACTTTCCCGTTCGCTGGTTTTCATAGTTACCGGACTTGCTTGAGCCCGATTGCCGCTGTTTTGAGTTTTTGAACGGGCTTCAAGGGCCTGACTGGTTTCAAATTCAGCTCGCAACATGCTGTCTTCCCGTACTTTAGGCAATGGTTCTGGTTTTTCCTGTTTGATGTGGATGTTTTTGGTAACGTCATCCGTGGTTTCCGGATTGCCGGTCAAAATACGCTGAACGCTCTGAATATAGGTATCCCGGGCTTTCAACTCCTCTTCCAAACCACCAATCTTCTTTTCCAGCTTAATAAATTCACTCTGTGAACGCAAATCTCCATATCCGGGAACATATCGTTTGATCGGACTAAAGGCAATCAACAGAAAGAGGAGAATGCCCAAACCCAATAAGAGCGTGCACGACAATAAATAGATATTTTGAAGGGTTAAGCGGTAATTTGCCGTTTCTTCGAAGGTTTCTTCATTGCGGATAATAATTAAGAATTTCTTCTCCAAATGTTCCTGAACCCATTTCTTCGTTTTATTCCAGTCAAAAGCCATCCTTAAAAGTAATTAATTTACAATAAATTTGCCCAATTTTAGTTATAGTAGACATTCCCCGGAAATTCATGAGTTATTCAAGTAGAGTCCTTTGTAGCATTATTTTTATTTGCCTGTTTTTGTCAAATTCCTGTGTCACCCACAGAAAAAAAGGGCATACCTCCGCCTTAGGCCGGTTTTATCACAACACGACCGCAAAATACAATGGATATTTTAATGCCAATGAAATAATGGACGAATGTTTATTGGAAATTGATCAATCTTATAAAGACAATTACAGTAAAACACTTCCGGTCT from Saprospiraceae bacterium includes:
- a CDS encoding macro domain-containing protein; the encoded protein is MIKEVEGDILLSNADAIAHGVAPMDHFDTGFSLSLRENYPSMYKDFRHYCQTFHPKPGEVWFWQSADKRKIFNLLTQEQAPAASAHPGRATASSIRHCLKNMVKQIEKEGIKSLAITKLSTGVGGMEWSEVKPILEEHLNELGIPVYVYSVYHKNVAAEEGGL
- a CDS encoding TerB family tellurite resistance protein yields the protein MTKPELFYEKLAYLFYAIANADGRVKRQELQMLHQEINTIWKEKDDPVDEFNTDLVFEVEAVFEWLEDNRYDSKDAFNDFKDFALSHKTLFDKDTQQKILHTSMAIAHVFKSINHDEENLLHQLEDLLNSIAH
- a CDS encoding outer membrane beta-barrel protein, which translates into the protein MKNLIYCLFLMGTCLVQAQNPLQSLRDANKDLFQLSDSLKNLERLMSRGGIDTLQFVEMSGELLTQISSLAYSNYDNYARLDYFNAEETVAPPPTPPLGAMVDAVYQGQQDTIPETMPEMPEFKAPMNPMSLITGSGRRTGFKLRYGMYWNGLSQGTKNAAINYPEFKTGSSFNWFGEFDILLQTKLGKNKGPFSIYYGIGFDRRHFTQTDKVQILTTSGDEAIFRRDSVPNYEESTIHLGYLRIPVGLQFKRKKLAVNLGGYVGFLTSHAQSLEFNTADKEEANLFLDKNYDFTKTIYGISTSIGYNRIHIGFNYDLSTLFNKSKDYEYNAWRVGILLF
- a CDS encoding M23 family metallopeptidase, with amino-acid sequence MAFDWNKTKKWVQEHLEKKFLIIIRNEETFEETANYRLTLQNIYLLSCTLLLGLGILLFLLIAFSPIKRYVPGYGDLRSQSEFIKLEKKIGGLEEELKARDTYIQSVQRILTGNPETTDDVTKNIHIKQEKPEPLPKVREDSMLRAEFETSQALEARSKTQNSGNRAQASPVTMKTSERESFTDLNFVSPIRGPLGAAYDPAKGHLGVDIIAPKNTPIKACLSGTVIQADWSIENGHTIAIQHSNNLVSMYKHNSALLKKTGSRIKAGEAIAIIGNTGTLTNGPHLHFELWYKGQTVNPVEYIRF